One genomic segment of Danio rerio strain Tuebingen ecotype United States chromosome 11, GRCz12tu, whole genome shotgun sequence includes these proteins:
- the rbm39a gene encoding RNA-binding protein 39a isoform X5 produces the protein MQLAARIRPRDLEEFFSAVGKVRDVRIISDRNSRRSKGIAYIEFVDSTSVPLAIGLSGQRLLGVPIIVQASQAEKNRAAALANNLQKGSAGPMRLYVGSLHFNITEDMLRGIFEPFGRIDSIQLMMDSETGRSKGYGFITFSDAECAKKALEQLNGFELAGRPMKVGHVTERTDASTASSFLDNDELERTGIDLGTTGRLQLMARLAEGTGLQIPPAAQQALQMSGSMVAMAAATAAMNPGLSFNINVPTNQALNLPSQPIATHCFQLSNMFNPNSENDHGWEIEIQDDVIEECNKHGGVIHIYVDKKSAEGNVYVKCPTIPAAMAAVSALHGRWFGGKMITAAYVPLPTYHNLFPESVQATQLLIPSRR, from the exons ATGCAGCTGGCAGCCAGAATCCGGCCACGAGACCTAGAAGAATTCTTTTCTGCAGTTGGAAAA gTACGAGATGTGCGAATCATCTCTGACCGAAACTCCAGAAGATCCAAAGGAATTGCTTACATTGAGTTTGTGGATTCCACATCTGTACCCCTGGCAATTGGTCTATCTGGACAAAGGCTTCTTGGAGTACCAATCATTGTCCAGGCTTCACAG GCTGAGAAGAACAGAGCCGCTGCATTGGCCAATAACTTGCAGAAGGGCAGCGCAGGACCCATGAGGCTCTATGTTGGCTCATTGCATTTCAACATCACAGAAGACATGCTCCGAGGAATTTTTGAACCATTTGGAAGG ATTGATAGTATCCAACTGATGATGGACAGTGAAACAGGACGATCTAAAGGATATGGTTTTATCACA TTTTCTGATGCTGAATGTGCAAAGAAGGCACTGGAACAGCTTAATGGCTTTGAGTTGGCTGGTAGACCAATGAAAGTGGGACATGTGACGGAGCGCACAGATGCCTCCACCGCCAGCTCCTTCCTGGACAACGATGAGCTAGAAAGAACCGGTATTGATCTGGGGACTACAGGAAGACTTCAACTCATGGCCAGATTAGCTGAGG GAACTGGTTTGCAGATCCCGCCCGCTGCACAACAGGCCCTTCAGATGAGTGGCTCCATGGTTGCCATGGCTGCAGCTACTG CTGCTATGAACCCTGGATTGAGTTTTAACATCAATGTGCCAACAAACCAAGCCTTGAATTTACCATCACAACCCATCGCAACACACTGTTTCCAGCTGTCTAACATGTTCAATCCAAACTC AGAAAATGATCATGGTTGGGAAATCGAAATTCAGGATGATGTCATTGAAGAGTGCAACAAACACGGTGGAGTCATACACATATATGTGGACAAAAAATCTGCTGAA GGTAATGTCTATGTGAAGTGTCCCACCATTCCTGCTGCCATGGCTGCAGTCAGTGCGCTACATGGACGCTGGTTTGGAG GTAAAATGATCACAGCAGCTTATGTCCCGCTTCCTACATACCACAACCTTTTCCCAGAGTCAGTGCAGGCCACACAGCTTCTAATCCCCAGTCGTCGGTGA
- the rbm39a gene encoding RNA-binding protein 39a isoform X1 produces the protein MADDLDIEAMLEAPYKKDDNKSLSTNGHEERSKKKKRSKSRSRSRDRKRSKSRERKKSHDRRRSRSRDRKRSRSKERRRSRSRSRERGGRYRAPFSGLKFNGGPRGKTGPPPAIKLSRRRSRSRSPFKKDRSPVRQPIDNLTPEERDARTVFCMQLAARIRPRDLEEFFSAVGKVRDVRIISDRNSRRSKGIAYIEFVDSTSVPLAIGLSGQRLLGVPIIVQASQAEKNRAAALANNLQKGSAGPMRLYVGSLHFNITEDMLRGIFEPFGRIDSIQLMMDSETGRSKGYGFITFSDAECAKKALEQLNGFELAGRPMKVGHVTERTDASTASSFLDNDELERTGIDLGTTGRLQLMARLAEGTGLQIPPAAQQALQMSGSMVAMAAATAAMNPGLSFNINVPTNQALNLPSQPIATHCFQLSNMFNPNSENDHGWEIEIQDDVIEECNKHGGVIHIYVDKKSAEGNVYVKCPTIPAAMAAVSALHGRWFGGKMITAAYVPLPTYHNLFPESVQATQLLIPSRR, from the exons atggccGATGATTTGGACATTGAAGCAATGCTCGAGGCTCCATATAAAAAG GATGACAACAAGTCCTTAAGTACCAATGGCCACGAGGAGCGGAGCAAGAA aaaaaagaggAGCAAAAGTCGCAGCCGGAGTCGGGACAGGAAGAGAAGCAAGAGTCGCGAGCGCAAAAAGAGTCATGACCGGAGGAGGAGCCGCAGCAGAGACCGGAAGCGCAGCCGCAGCAAGGAGAGACGTCGCAGCCGTTCTCGGAGCAGGGAGCGCGGCGGTCGCTACAGAGCTCCATT TTCTGGCCTGAAATTTAACGGTGGTCCCAGGGGGAAGACTGGCCCACCACCTGCCATCAAACTAAG TCGAAGAAGGTCTAGAAGCCGAAGTCCTTTCAAGAAAGATAGAAGCCCTGTAAG ACAGCCCATTGACAATCTCACCCCTGAGGAAAGAGATGCTCGCACAGTGTTCTGTATGCAGCTGGCAGCCAGAATCCGGCCACGAGACCTAGAAGAATTCTTTTCTGCAGTTGGAAAA gTACGAGATGTGCGAATCATCTCTGACCGAAACTCCAGAAGATCCAAAGGAATTGCTTACATTGAGTTTGTGGATTCCACATCTGTACCCCTGGCAATTGGTCTATCTGGACAAAGGCTTCTTGGAGTACCAATCATTGTCCAGGCTTCACAG GCTGAGAAGAACAGAGCCGCTGCATTGGCCAATAACTTGCAGAAGGGCAGCGCAGGACCCATGAGGCTCTATGTTGGCTCATTGCATTTCAACATCACAGAAGACATGCTCCGAGGAATTTTTGAACCATTTGGAAGG ATTGATAGTATCCAACTGATGATGGACAGTGAAACAGGACGATCTAAAGGATATGGTTTTATCACA TTTTCTGATGCTGAATGTGCAAAGAAGGCACTGGAACAGCTTAATGGCTTTGAGTTGGCTGGTAGACCAATGAAAGTGGGACATGTGACGGAGCGCACAGATGCCTCCACCGCCAGCTCCTTCCTGGACAACGATGAGCTAGAAAGAACCGGTATTGATCTGGGGACTACAGGAAGACTTCAACTCATGGCCAGATTAGCTGAGG GAACTGGTTTGCAGATCCCGCCCGCTGCACAACAGGCCCTTCAGATGAGTGGCTCCATGGTTGCCATGGCTGCAGCTACTG CTGCTATGAACCCTGGATTGAGTTTTAACATCAATGTGCCAACAAACCAAGCCTTGAATTTACCATCACAACCCATCGCAACACACTGTTTCCAGCTGTCTAACATGTTCAATCCAAACTC AGAAAATGATCATGGTTGGGAAATCGAAATTCAGGATGATGTCATTGAAGAGTGCAACAAACACGGTGGAGTCATACACATATATGTGGACAAAAAATCTGCTGAA GGTAATGTCTATGTGAAGTGTCCCACCATTCCTGCTGCCATGGCTGCAGTCAGTGCGCTACATGGACGCTGGTTTGGAG GTAAAATGATCACAGCAGCTTATGTCCCGCTTCCTACATACCACAACCTTTTCCCAGAGTCAGTGCAGGCCACACAGCTTCTAATCCCCAGTCGTCGGTGA
- the rbm39a gene encoding RNA-binding protein 39a isoform X3, with protein MADDLDIEAMLEAPYKKDDNKSLSTNGHEERSKKKKRSKSRSRSRDRKRSKSRERKKSHDRRRSRSRDRKRSRSKERRRSRSRSRERGGRYRAPFRRRSRSRSPFKKDRSPVRQPIDNLTPEERDARTVFCMQLAARIRPRDLEEFFSAVGKVRDVRIISDRNSRRSKGIAYIEFVDSTSVPLAIGLSGQRLLGVPIIVQASQAEKNRAAALANNLQKGSAGPMRLYVGSLHFNITEDMLRGIFEPFGRIDSIQLMMDSETGRSKGYGFITFSDAECAKKALEQLNGFELAGRPMKVGHVTERTDASTASSFLDNDELERTGIDLGTTGRLQLMARLAEGTGLQIPPAAQQALQMSGSMVAMAAATAAMNPGLSFNINVPTNQALNLPSQPIATHCFQLSNMFNPNSENDHGWEIEIQDDVIEECNKHGGVIHIYVDKKSAEGNVYVKCPTIPAAMAAVSALHGRWFGGKMITAAYVPLPTYHNLFPESVQATQLLIPSRR; from the exons atggccGATGATTTGGACATTGAAGCAATGCTCGAGGCTCCATATAAAAAG GATGACAACAAGTCCTTAAGTACCAATGGCCACGAGGAGCGGAGCAAGAA aaaaaagaggAGCAAAAGTCGCAGCCGGAGTCGGGACAGGAAGAGAAGCAAGAGTCGCGAGCGCAAAAAGAGTCATGACCGGAGGAGGAGCCGCAGCAGAGACCGGAAGCGCAGCCGCAGCAAGGAGAGACGTCGCAGCCGTTCTCGGAGCAGGGAGCGCGGCGGTCGCTACAGAGCTCCATT TCGAAGAAGGTCTAGAAGCCGAAGTCCTTTCAAGAAAGATAGAAGCCCTGTAAG ACAGCCCATTGACAATCTCACCCCTGAGGAAAGAGATGCTCGCACAGTGTTCTGTATGCAGCTGGCAGCCAGAATCCGGCCACGAGACCTAGAAGAATTCTTTTCTGCAGTTGGAAAA gTACGAGATGTGCGAATCATCTCTGACCGAAACTCCAGAAGATCCAAAGGAATTGCTTACATTGAGTTTGTGGATTCCACATCTGTACCCCTGGCAATTGGTCTATCTGGACAAAGGCTTCTTGGAGTACCAATCATTGTCCAGGCTTCACAG GCTGAGAAGAACAGAGCCGCTGCATTGGCCAATAACTTGCAGAAGGGCAGCGCAGGACCCATGAGGCTCTATGTTGGCTCATTGCATTTCAACATCACAGAAGACATGCTCCGAGGAATTTTTGAACCATTTGGAAGG ATTGATAGTATCCAACTGATGATGGACAGTGAAACAGGACGATCTAAAGGATATGGTTTTATCACA TTTTCTGATGCTGAATGTGCAAAGAAGGCACTGGAACAGCTTAATGGCTTTGAGTTGGCTGGTAGACCAATGAAAGTGGGACATGTGACGGAGCGCACAGATGCCTCCACCGCCAGCTCCTTCCTGGACAACGATGAGCTAGAAAGAACCGGTATTGATCTGGGGACTACAGGAAGACTTCAACTCATGGCCAGATTAGCTGAGG GAACTGGTTTGCAGATCCCGCCCGCTGCACAACAGGCCCTTCAGATGAGTGGCTCCATGGTTGCCATGGCTGCAGCTACTG CTGCTATGAACCCTGGATTGAGTTTTAACATCAATGTGCCAACAAACCAAGCCTTGAATTTACCATCACAACCCATCGCAACACACTGTTTCCAGCTGTCTAACATGTTCAATCCAAACTC AGAAAATGATCATGGTTGGGAAATCGAAATTCAGGATGATGTCATTGAAGAGTGCAACAAACACGGTGGAGTCATACACATATATGTGGACAAAAAATCTGCTGAA GGTAATGTCTATGTGAAGTGTCCCACCATTCCTGCTGCCATGGCTGCAGTCAGTGCGCTACATGGACGCTGGTTTGGAG GTAAAATGATCACAGCAGCTTATGTCCCGCTTCCTACATACCACAACCTTTTCCCAGAGTCAGTGCAGGCCACACAGCTTCTAATCCCCAGTCGTCGGTGA
- the rbm39a gene encoding RNA-binding protein 39a isoform X2, whose protein sequence is MKDDNKSLSTNGHEERSKKKKRSKSRSRSRDRKRSKSRERKKSHDRRRSRSRDRKRSRSKERRRSRSRSRERGGRYRAPFSGLKFNGGPRGKTGPPPAIKLSRRRSRSRSPFKKDRSPVRQPIDNLTPEERDARTVFCMQLAARIRPRDLEEFFSAVGKVRDVRIISDRNSRRSKGIAYIEFVDSTSVPLAIGLSGQRLLGVPIIVQASQAEKNRAAALANNLQKGSAGPMRLYVGSLHFNITEDMLRGIFEPFGRIDSIQLMMDSETGRSKGYGFITFSDAECAKKALEQLNGFELAGRPMKVGHVTERTDASTASSFLDNDELERTGIDLGTTGRLQLMARLAEGTGLQIPPAAQQALQMSGSMVAMAAATAAMNPGLSFNINVPTNQALNLPSQPIATHCFQLSNMFNPNSENDHGWEIEIQDDVIEECNKHGGVIHIYVDKKSAEGNVYVKCPTIPAAMAAVSALHGRWFGGKMITAAYVPLPTYHNLFPESVQATQLLIPSRR, encoded by the exons ATGAAG GATGACAACAAGTCCTTAAGTACCAATGGCCACGAGGAGCGGAGCAAGAA aaaaaagaggAGCAAAAGTCGCAGCCGGAGTCGGGACAGGAAGAGAAGCAAGAGTCGCGAGCGCAAAAAGAGTCATGACCGGAGGAGGAGCCGCAGCAGAGACCGGAAGCGCAGCCGCAGCAAGGAGAGACGTCGCAGCCGTTCTCGGAGCAGGGAGCGCGGCGGTCGCTACAGAGCTCCATT TTCTGGCCTGAAATTTAACGGTGGTCCCAGGGGGAAGACTGGCCCACCACCTGCCATCAAACTAAG TCGAAGAAGGTCTAGAAGCCGAAGTCCTTTCAAGAAAGATAGAAGCCCTGTAAG ACAGCCCATTGACAATCTCACCCCTGAGGAAAGAGATGCTCGCACAGTGTTCTGTATGCAGCTGGCAGCCAGAATCCGGCCACGAGACCTAGAAGAATTCTTTTCTGCAGTTGGAAAA gTACGAGATGTGCGAATCATCTCTGACCGAAACTCCAGAAGATCCAAAGGAATTGCTTACATTGAGTTTGTGGATTCCACATCTGTACCCCTGGCAATTGGTCTATCTGGACAAAGGCTTCTTGGAGTACCAATCATTGTCCAGGCTTCACAG GCTGAGAAGAACAGAGCCGCTGCATTGGCCAATAACTTGCAGAAGGGCAGCGCAGGACCCATGAGGCTCTATGTTGGCTCATTGCATTTCAACATCACAGAAGACATGCTCCGAGGAATTTTTGAACCATTTGGAAGG ATTGATAGTATCCAACTGATGATGGACAGTGAAACAGGACGATCTAAAGGATATGGTTTTATCACA TTTTCTGATGCTGAATGTGCAAAGAAGGCACTGGAACAGCTTAATGGCTTTGAGTTGGCTGGTAGACCAATGAAAGTGGGACATGTGACGGAGCGCACAGATGCCTCCACCGCCAGCTCCTTCCTGGACAACGATGAGCTAGAAAGAACCGGTATTGATCTGGGGACTACAGGAAGACTTCAACTCATGGCCAGATTAGCTGAGG GAACTGGTTTGCAGATCCCGCCCGCTGCACAACAGGCCCTTCAGATGAGTGGCTCCATGGTTGCCATGGCTGCAGCTACTG CTGCTATGAACCCTGGATTGAGTTTTAACATCAATGTGCCAACAAACCAAGCCTTGAATTTACCATCACAACCCATCGCAACACACTGTTTCCAGCTGTCTAACATGTTCAATCCAAACTC AGAAAATGATCATGGTTGGGAAATCGAAATTCAGGATGATGTCATTGAAGAGTGCAACAAACACGGTGGAGTCATACACATATATGTGGACAAAAAATCTGCTGAA GGTAATGTCTATGTGAAGTGTCCCACCATTCCTGCTGCCATGGCTGCAGTCAGTGCGCTACATGGACGCTGGTTTGGAG GTAAAATGATCACAGCAGCTTATGTCCCGCTTCCTACATACCACAACCTTTTCCCAGAGTCAGTGCAGGCCACACAGCTTCTAATCCCCAGTCGTCGGTGA
- the rbm39a gene encoding RNA-binding protein 39a isoform X4, giving the protein MKDDNKSLSTNGHEERSKKKKRSKSRSRSRDRKRSKSRERKKSHDRRRSRSRDRKRSRSKERRRSRSRSRERGGRYRAPFRRRSRSRSPFKKDRSPVRQPIDNLTPEERDARTVFCMQLAARIRPRDLEEFFSAVGKVRDVRIISDRNSRRSKGIAYIEFVDSTSVPLAIGLSGQRLLGVPIIVQASQAEKNRAAALANNLQKGSAGPMRLYVGSLHFNITEDMLRGIFEPFGRIDSIQLMMDSETGRSKGYGFITFSDAECAKKALEQLNGFELAGRPMKVGHVTERTDASTASSFLDNDELERTGIDLGTTGRLQLMARLAEGTGLQIPPAAQQALQMSGSMVAMAAATAAMNPGLSFNINVPTNQALNLPSQPIATHCFQLSNMFNPNSENDHGWEIEIQDDVIEECNKHGGVIHIYVDKKSAEGNVYVKCPTIPAAMAAVSALHGRWFGGKMITAAYVPLPTYHNLFPESVQATQLLIPSRR; this is encoded by the exons ATGAAG GATGACAACAAGTCCTTAAGTACCAATGGCCACGAGGAGCGGAGCAAGAA aaaaaagaggAGCAAAAGTCGCAGCCGGAGTCGGGACAGGAAGAGAAGCAAGAGTCGCGAGCGCAAAAAGAGTCATGACCGGAGGAGGAGCCGCAGCAGAGACCGGAAGCGCAGCCGCAGCAAGGAGAGACGTCGCAGCCGTTCTCGGAGCAGGGAGCGCGGCGGTCGCTACAGAGCTCCATT TCGAAGAAGGTCTAGAAGCCGAAGTCCTTTCAAGAAAGATAGAAGCCCTGTAAG ACAGCCCATTGACAATCTCACCCCTGAGGAAAGAGATGCTCGCACAGTGTTCTGTATGCAGCTGGCAGCCAGAATCCGGCCACGAGACCTAGAAGAATTCTTTTCTGCAGTTGGAAAA gTACGAGATGTGCGAATCATCTCTGACCGAAACTCCAGAAGATCCAAAGGAATTGCTTACATTGAGTTTGTGGATTCCACATCTGTACCCCTGGCAATTGGTCTATCTGGACAAAGGCTTCTTGGAGTACCAATCATTGTCCAGGCTTCACAG GCTGAGAAGAACAGAGCCGCTGCATTGGCCAATAACTTGCAGAAGGGCAGCGCAGGACCCATGAGGCTCTATGTTGGCTCATTGCATTTCAACATCACAGAAGACATGCTCCGAGGAATTTTTGAACCATTTGGAAGG ATTGATAGTATCCAACTGATGATGGACAGTGAAACAGGACGATCTAAAGGATATGGTTTTATCACA TTTTCTGATGCTGAATGTGCAAAGAAGGCACTGGAACAGCTTAATGGCTTTGAGTTGGCTGGTAGACCAATGAAAGTGGGACATGTGACGGAGCGCACAGATGCCTCCACCGCCAGCTCCTTCCTGGACAACGATGAGCTAGAAAGAACCGGTATTGATCTGGGGACTACAGGAAGACTTCAACTCATGGCCAGATTAGCTGAGG GAACTGGTTTGCAGATCCCGCCCGCTGCACAACAGGCCCTTCAGATGAGTGGCTCCATGGTTGCCATGGCTGCAGCTACTG CTGCTATGAACCCTGGATTGAGTTTTAACATCAATGTGCCAACAAACCAAGCCTTGAATTTACCATCACAACCCATCGCAACACACTGTTTCCAGCTGTCTAACATGTTCAATCCAAACTC AGAAAATGATCATGGTTGGGAAATCGAAATTCAGGATGATGTCATTGAAGAGTGCAACAAACACGGTGGAGTCATACACATATATGTGGACAAAAAATCTGCTGAA GGTAATGTCTATGTGAAGTGTCCCACCATTCCTGCTGCCATGGCTGCAGTCAGTGCGCTACATGGACGCTGGTTTGGAG GTAAAATGATCACAGCAGCTTATGTCCCGCTTCCTACATACCACAACCTTTTCCCAGAGTCAGTGCAGGCCACACAGCTTCTAATCCCCAGTCGTCGGTGA